From Bacillota bacterium, a single genomic window includes:
- the galE gene encoding UDP-glucose 4-epimerase GalE: MKRILVTGGAGYIGSHTVLALGERGYDAVTLDNLSAGHRWAVRHGELVELDLLDREGLDRLFAARRFDAVVHFAAHIQVPESVERPLMYYANNVGGTLNLLAAMARHGPRRLIYSSSAAVYGIPEVIPVAEEAPLRPINPYGHTKAMAERMLRDMGRAGEMDYIALRYFNVAGADPGGRLGEGKEWAPHLITVAVRAATGRRAGVTVFGTDYPTPDGTGVRDYIHVSDLAEAHVLALEHLLATGESGVFNCGSGRGYSVLEVLDAVREVTGVDFPVEYAGRRAGDPPALVADSRRIRERLGWRPRLDDLHRIVETAWRWERP; the protein is encoded by the coding sequence GTGAAGCGGATCTTGGTGACCGGCGGGGCCGGGTATATCGGCAGCCACACCGTGCTGGCCCTAGGGGAGCGGGGCTACGACGCGGTCACGCTGGACAACCTCTCCGCGGGGCACCGCTGGGCGGTGCGGCACGGGGAGTTGGTGGAACTTGACCTGCTGGACCGGGAGGGCCTGGACCGGCTCTTCGCGGCGCGGCGGTTCGACGCCGTGGTGCACTTCGCGGCGCACATCCAGGTGCCCGAGTCGGTGGAGCGGCCGCTTATGTACTACGCGAACAACGTGGGCGGCACTTTGAACCTTTTGGCGGCGATGGCGCGGCACGGGCCGAGGCGCCTGATCTACTCGTCGAGCGCGGCGGTGTACGGCATCCCGGAGGTGATTCCGGTGGCGGAGGAGGCGCCGCTGCGGCCGATAAACCCGTACGGGCACACGAAGGCGATGGCCGAGCGGATGCTGCGGGACATGGGCCGCGCGGGAGAGATGGATTATATCGCCCTGCGCTACTTCAACGTGGCCGGCGCCGACCCCGGCGGGCGCCTGGGCGAGGGCAAGGAGTGGGCGCCGCACTTGATCACGGTGGCGGTGCGGGCGGCGACCGGGCGGCGGGCCGGGGTGACGGTGTTCGGCACCGACTACCCGACGCCGGACGGCACCGGGGTGCGCGACTACATCCACGTGTCGGACCTGGCCGAGGCGCACGTGTTGGCCCTGGAGCACCTGCTGGCGACGGGGGAGAGCGGGGTTTTCAACTGCGGCTCCGGTCGGGGCTACTCGGTGCTGGAGGTGCTGGACGCCGTGCGGGAGGTGACCGGGGTGGACTTCCCGGTGGAGTACGCCGGGCGCCGGGCGGGAGACCCGCCGGCCCTGGTGGCTGACAGCCGGCGCATCCGGGAGCGGCTGGGCTGGCGGCCGCGCCTGGACGACCTGCACCGGATCGTGGAAACCGCTTGGCGCTGGGAACGCCCCTGA